The proteins below come from a single Chrysiogenia bacterium genomic window:
- a CDS encoding MMPL family transporter: MQRILDKLATLSIRRPGLIWLAALILTAALTPGIFQLKINNDYAEMLPESSPAMQRLHELSERIDGLGEFIVVIEGAPIEKMADFASRLIAPLEADPLIRQARYRTKTDYFEKRKFLYMPTEDLDEFVEAMERKLKEEKLKRSAFFVDLGVESKADKTLDEIKDKHAVDEWFSYFADTKREKLLVLVAPRAFPDDVEAARHVRALVGHTVADTLAAGDFGDIKLSYGGPYMGLLHENDILDGDVQAGGILTGVLIVLMILLVYRSFWAVLALLAPLALTVHWVFALASLSIPKGLNSMSAFLGMILFGLGIDFCIHLVNRYGEERCQGKDVEEAIRLTVVETGHSCIYASLTSAAAFFLLMAAHFRGYTQFGILAGAGILIACFGILLMMPALLMLMERRGIAGFAMSEASAAPIYRKLALFPIRHRKPMLAAVAVLTLGSVWMARHTKVDFDVSKYRPTSGTIDRVDVISQDVLNINSAPAVYSVETREQVDDLIDAIEKADATLPKQVVLQTRSVADLLPEDEAHKIDLLKRLDRKLKREQNLTDDEADRQDIIDLREEMDMPPVDPNALPTEL, from the coding sequence ATGCAACGCATCCTCGACAAGCTGGCGACCCTCTCGATTCGCCGTCCGGGCCTCATCTGGCTTGCGGCGTTGATCCTCACCGCGGCGCTCACCCCGGGCATCTTCCAGCTCAAGATCAACAATGACTACGCCGAGATGCTGCCCGAGAGCAGCCCCGCCATGCAGCGGCTGCACGAGCTGAGCGAGAGAATCGACGGCCTGGGCGAGTTCATCGTCGTCATCGAGGGCGCGCCCATCGAGAAGATGGCCGACTTCGCCTCGCGCCTGATCGCGCCGCTCGAGGCCGATCCGCTCATCCGCCAGGCCCGCTACCGCACCAAAACCGACTACTTCGAGAAGCGCAAGTTCCTCTACATGCCCACCGAGGACCTCGATGAATTCGTCGAGGCCATGGAGCGCAAGCTCAAGGAAGAAAAGCTCAAGCGCAGCGCCTTCTTCGTCGACCTCGGCGTAGAGAGCAAGGCCGACAAGACCCTCGACGAGATCAAGGACAAACACGCCGTCGATGAGTGGTTCAGCTACTTCGCCGACACCAAGCGCGAAAAGCTGCTGGTGCTGGTGGCCCCCCGCGCCTTCCCCGACGATGTGGAGGCCGCGCGTCACGTGCGCGCGCTGGTCGGTCACACGGTGGCCGACACCCTCGCCGCGGGTGATTTCGGCGACATCAAGCTCAGCTACGGCGGCCCCTACATGGGGCTTCTGCATGAGAACGACATCCTCGATGGCGACGTGCAGGCCGGCGGCATTCTCACCGGCGTGCTCATCGTCCTGATGATCCTTCTGGTCTACAGATCCTTCTGGGCGGTACTGGCATTGCTGGCGCCGCTGGCGCTGACGGTCCACTGGGTCTTCGCCCTTGCGAGCCTGAGCATCCCCAAGGGTCTCAACTCCATGAGCGCCTTCCTGGGAATGATCCTCTTCGGACTGGGCATCGATTTCTGTATCCACCTGGTCAACCGCTACGGCGAGGAACGCTGCCAGGGTAAGGACGTGGAAGAGGCGATCCGGCTGACTGTGGTGGAGACCGGGCACTCGTGCATCTATGCCTCGCTCACTTCGGCGGCGGCGTTCTTCCTTCTCATGGCCGCACATTTTCGCGGCTACACCCAGTTCGGCATCCTTGCCGGCGCGGGCATCCTGATCGCCTGCTTCGGCATCCTGCTGATGATGCCGGCCCTGCTCATGCTGATGGAACGCCGCGGAATCGCAGGCTTTGCAATGAGCGAGGCGAGCGCCGCGCCCATCTACCGCAAGCTCGCCCTCTTCCCCATCCGCCATCGCAAGCCGATGCTGGCCGCAGTCGCGGTGCTCACCCTGGGTTCGGTCTGGATGGCGCGCCATACAAAGGTCGATTTCGACGTATCGAAATACCGGCCCACCAGCGGCACCATCGACCGCGTCGACGTGATCTCCCAGGATGTGCTCAACATCAACTCTGCTCCGGCGGTCTACAGCGTCGAGACGCGCGAGCAGGTCGACGACCTCATCGATGCCATCGAAAAGGCCGACGCGACGCTTCCCAAGCAGGTGGTGCTCCAGACCCGCTCGGTGGCGGACCTGCTGCCAGAGGACGAGGCGCACAAAATCGACCTGCTCAAACGCCTGGACCGCAAGCTCAAGCGGGAGCAGAACCTCACCGACGACGAAGCCGACCGCCAGGACATCATCGACCTGCGCGAAGAGATGGACATGCCGCCGGTCGACCCCAATGCCCTGCCCACGGAACT
- a CDS encoding NAD(P)/FAD-dependent oxidoreductase: MSEQPHVVIIGGGFAGLNAARALSGAPVRVTLLDRRNHHLFQPLLYQVATAGLSAIDIAEPIRRVLGRQRNARVLLADVGGIDLAARKVRWEGGELDYDYLLVAAGATDFYFGHDHWRANAPGLKSIQDALRIRTRILQAFERAELEEDPAERERLLTFVVIGGGPTGVELAGAISELARLTLQHEFRGFDPRSTRIILLEGGARILPMFPEQLSARALSQLQGMGVEVRAGAMVTDIDAGGARIGEEKIHARTVLWAAGVAPSPLARLLETPLSARGLVVVESDLSLPAHPEVFVAGDLAYVESAGEAVPALAPAAIQEGRHAAANILRRTRGEPTREFHYLDKGMMATVGRKAAVASFAGIQLYGLFAWLMWLVVHIFFLIGFRNRFVVMFEWIGAYFTYRRSARLLIEREPDGEG, encoded by the coding sequence ATGAGCGAGCAGCCACATGTCGTGATCATCGGGGGCGGATTTGCCGGGCTCAACGCGGCGCGGGCGCTCTCGGGCGCGCCGGTGCGGGTGACGCTGCTCGACCGCCGCAATCATCACCTGTTCCAGCCGCTTCTCTACCAGGTCGCCACGGCGGGGCTCTCGGCCATCGACATTGCCGAACCCATCCGCCGCGTGCTGGGCCGGCAAAGGAACGCGCGCGTGCTGCTGGCCGATGTCGGTGGCATCGATCTGGCCGCGCGCAAGGTTCGCTGGGAGGGCGGCGAACTCGATTACGACTACCTGCTCGTCGCCGCCGGGGCTACCGATTTTTATTTCGGCCACGACCACTGGCGCGCAAACGCGCCGGGACTCAAGAGTATCCAGGATGCGCTCCGGATCCGCACGAGGATCCTGCAGGCCTTCGAGCGTGCCGAGCTCGAGGAGGATCCGGCCGAGCGCGAGCGACTGCTGACTTTCGTGGTGATCGGTGGCGGCCCCACCGGCGTGGAGCTCGCAGGGGCCATCTCCGAGCTGGCGCGGCTCACGCTGCAGCACGAGTTTCGCGGCTTCGATCCACGCAGCACGCGGATCATCCTGCTCGAAGGGGGAGCGCGCATTTTGCCCATGTTCCCCGAACAGCTTTCGGCGCGTGCTCTCTCGCAGCTCCAGGGGATGGGCGTCGAAGTGCGAGCCGGGGCGATGGTGACGGACATCGATGCGGGCGGCGCGCGCATCGGCGAGGAGAAGATTCACGCGCGCACCGTGCTCTGGGCCGCGGGAGTCGCCCCCTCGCCCCTGGCGAGGTTGCTGGAGACGCCGCTCTCGGCGCGCGGACTGGTGGTGGTGGAGAGTGACCTCTCACTGCCCGCTCACCCGGAGGTCTTCGTCGCGGGAGATCTGGCCTACGTCGAGAGCGCAGGCGAAGCCGTTCCCGCGCTGGCACCCGCCGCCATTCAGGAGGGCCGCCACGCGGCAGCCAATATCCTGCGCCGGACCCGGGGCGAGCCCACGCGGGAGTTCCACTATCTGGACAAGGGAATGATGGCCACCGTCGGCCGGAAGGCGGCGGTGGCGAGTTTTGCCGGCATACAACTCTACGGCCTGTTTGCCTGGCTGATGTGGCTGGTGGTCCACATCTTTTTCCTGATCGGTTTTCGAAACCGGTTTGTGGTGATGTTCGAGTGGATCGGCGCCTATTTCACCTACCGTCGCAGCGCGCGGCTGCTCATCGAACGCGAGCCCGACGGCGAAGGCTGA
- a CDS encoding universal stress protein, with protein sequence MTTVIDPRRGIGFHEGRRHNKQPSPVSKAGPVMEFKQILIPIDFSACSKRAIDAGIAMARQFGAEVHLLHIVEPAAAAPLALAGVLPQGEMVERLEENARELIRKLVDEYGKDVKVDGLVAAGSPPLEIARFAKRNNIDLIVTATHGRTGIGHVLMGSVAERLVRHAPCPVMVVPSKESSED encoded by the coding sequence ATGACGACGGTCATTGACCCGCGCCGCGGAATCGGGTTCCATGAAGGGCGCCGGCACAACAAGCAGCCGAGCCCGGTTTCCAAGGCGGGTCCCGTGATGGAGTTCAAACAGATTCTCATCCCCATCGATTTCTCCGCGTGCAGCAAGCGCGCCATCGACGCAGGCATCGCCATGGCCCGCCAGTTCGGTGCGGAGGTGCACCTGCTCCACATCGTCGAGCCCGCCGCCGCAGCGCCGCTTGCACTGGCCGGCGTGCTGCCCCAGGGCGAGATGGTCGAGCGCCTGGAAGAAAACGCCCGCGAGCTCATCCGCAAGCTGGTCGACGAATACGGCAAGGACGTAAAAGTCGATGGCCTCGTCGCCGCGGGCTCGCCCCCGCTGGAAATCGCGCGCTTTGCCAAGCGCAACAACATCGACCTGATCGTCACCGCCACCCACGGCCGCACCGGCATCGGCCACGTCCTCATGGGCTCGGTCGCCGAGCGCCTGGTGCGTCACGCCCCCTGCCCGGTCATGGTCGTACCGTCGAAGGAAAGCAGCGAGGACTAG
- a CDS encoding YaeQ family protein, with amino-acid sequence MASSATFTFQVELQHNYQPKMQGKIVIGQIEYETLEHVVLKFLGWCVFYHERLAIEKKIDDLFEPDLVLQGYDGTVHLWVECGKVSIHKLNKLTKRYPGSRIYVLLASERDARQMAEQIRKKVDKPAAIRLVAFTEDVVGTFLPTLMNKNEVWCNLSWPENIEDAVAADVMEMEMTMNGSWIHCPLSVTKMVG; translated from the coding sequence GTGGCATCGAGCGCAACTTTCACATTCCAGGTCGAACTCCAGCACAACTACCAGCCGAAGATGCAGGGGAAGATCGTCATCGGGCAGATCGAGTACGAGACGCTCGAACACGTCGTGCTCAAATTTCTGGGCTGGTGCGTCTTCTATCACGAGCGCCTTGCCATCGAGAAGAAGATCGACGATCTCTTCGAGCCCGACCTCGTCCTGCAGGGCTACGACGGGACGGTCCATCTGTGGGTCGAGTGCGGAAAGGTTTCCATCCACAAGCTCAACAAGCTCACCAAGCGCTACCCGGGCTCGCGGATCTACGTGCTGCTGGCCTCCGAGCGCGACGCCCGCCAGATGGCTGAGCAGATTCGCAAAAAAGTGGACAAGCCGGCGGCCATCCGGCTGGTGGCCTTTACCGAGGACGTGGTCGGCACGTTCCTGCCCACGCTGATGAACAAGAACGAAGTGTGGTGCAATCTTTCCTGGCCCGAGAACATCGAGGACGCCGTGGCGGCCGACGTAATGGAAATGGAAATGACGATGAACGGCTCGTGGATTCACTGCCCGCTCAGCGTGACGAAAATGGTTGGCTAG
- a CDS encoding GTPase domain-containing protein, with product MAQINAAAKEINAKIVYYGPGRSGKTTNIQYVHAKLKHEHKGELMTLSTEQDRTLFFDFLPVDLGEVRGLRTRFHLYTVPGQIFYNSTRKLVLKNADGIVFVADSEAKYLNENIESFKNLIENLKVHGRDPKKIPILIQYNKRDREGAMTLEELNRAVNTLGLPTIEAVASRGQGVLQTLTMITKMVMRELSAGAIPGGNQPMFTGPRSSASVAAPPMPPPASPASAPVPVDDETTIDEPLDPLPPMEPAPSLESSINDDEEEDALAGLGPDPTSIPAPSTEQEAAPAQSDEESFEVEIDVSDSFGEAPAAEAPAHEAGETDEAPKRLEMVALNAVERRGELEVILEVQLRDPETGQLYLAPLQLTLGGAYTPK from the coding sequence ATGGCACAAATCAACGCAGCAGCAAAAGAGATCAACGCAAAGATCGTCTATTACGGCCCGGGGCGCTCGGGCAAGACGACGAACATCCAGTACGTCCATGCCAAGCTCAAGCACGAGCACAAGGGCGAGCTGATGACGCTCTCGACCGAGCAGGACCGCACCCTGTTCTTCGACTTCCTGCCGGTGGATCTGGGCGAGGTTCGCGGCTTGCGCACACGCTTCCACCTCTACACGGTACCCGGCCAGATCTTCTACAACTCCACGCGCAAGCTGGTGCTCAAGAACGCGGACGGCATCGTGTTTGTCGCCGACTCCGAGGCGAAATATCTCAACGAGAACATCGAGTCCTTCAAGAACCTGATCGAGAACCTCAAGGTTCACGGCCGCGATCCCAAGAAGATCCCGATCCTCATCCAGTACAACAAGCGCGATCGCGAGGGCGCGATGACGCTCGAAGAGCTCAACCGCGCGGTGAACACATTGGGCCTGCCCACGATCGAGGCCGTGGCCTCCCGGGGGCAGGGCGTGCTGCAGACGCTGACCATGATCACCAAAATGGTCATGCGGGAGCTGAGCGCAGGCGCCATCCCCGGCGGCAACCAGCCCATGTTCACCGGTCCCAGGTCGAGCGCATCGGTGGCGGCGCCCCCGATGCCGCCGCCCGCTTCGCCGGCGTCGGCTCCGGTGCCGGTCGATGACGAGACGACCATCGACGAGCCCCTTGACCCGCTGCCCCCAATGGAACCGGCGCCTTCGCTCGAATCCTCGATCAACGACGACGAAGAGGAAGACGCGCTGGCCGGCCTTGGGCCCGACCCGACTTCAATCCCTGCCCCTTCGACCGAACAGGAGGCCGCCCCGGCCCAGTCCGACGAAGAGAGTTTCGAGGTCGAAATCGACGTCTCGGACTCGTTTGGAGAGGCTCCGGCCGCCGAGGCGCCCGCGCACGAAGCAGGCGAAACCGATGAAGCCCCGAAAAGGCTGGAGATGGTGGCCCTCAATGCGGTAGAAAGGAGGGGAGAGCTTGAAGTCATCCTCGAAGTGCAGTTGCGTGATCCCGAAACGGGTCAGCTCTACTTGGCACCTCTTCAGCTCACCCTCGGAGGAGCCTACACCCCGAAATGA
- a CDS encoding SPOR domain-containing protein: MADEPFEEASLDDFFQPPTDDDFAKPTPASDLASQDAGPNPLPIPVDDEDDFNAVTSDAPFAASDPLESPGGGGFPPPMDDAGGVDDFASTLGQDPSQMPPQVEDLPITDQVERRGGDKKKVIIIAGAAIAVLLLLGVGAMFILGGDEAPEPEPMISAEDIMPDEPAAIPSTPPPAPDLKVERLGDLDQSPTTKHFAGSKLYDTASGGLSDDGRTKLGSLSAPLSLYVGTFVVPKNMEAAKERVRKAGLKPIVRETRSSVKMHRLHVGNYDSSSSAKSVYRKLIRAGFDAFIIKSGPGNYAVYAGSFFTESKGREYADRLANSDSGFIGELTDARVELPNWTVWAGTYDNAAAVEKPLVSILESGVEVDVAAGR; the protein is encoded by the coding sequence ATGGCCGACGAACCATTTGAAGAAGCATCGCTGGACGATTTCTTTCAGCCGCCCACGGATGACGATTTCGCCAAGCCCACTCCGGCATCGGACCTCGCATCCCAGGACGCGGGTCCCAATCCGTTGCCCATTCCGGTAGACGACGAGGACGATTTCAACGCCGTCACCTCGGACGCGCCCTTCGCCGCTTCCGATCCGCTTGAATCGCCCGGTGGCGGCGGATTCCCGCCGCCCATGGACGATGCCGGCGGCGTCGACGATTTCGCATCGACCCTCGGTCAGGACCCCTCGCAGATGCCGCCCCAGGTCGAAGACCTGCCGATTACCGATCAGGTCGAGCGGCGCGGCGGCGACAAGAAGAAAGTCATCATCATTGCAGGCGCCGCCATTGCAGTGCTGCTGCTGCTCGGCGTGGGTGCCATGTTCATCCTCGGCGGCGACGAGGCCCCCGAGCCCGAGCCCATGATCAGCGCCGAAGACATCATGCCCGATGAGCCCGCGGCCATTCCCTCGACCCCGCCGCCGGCGCCGGACCTCAAGGTCGAGCGTCTGGGCGATCTCGACCAGTCACCGACGACCAAGCACTTCGCGGGCAGCAAGCTCTACGACACGGCCAGCGGCGGCCTCTCCGACGACGGCCGAACCAAGCTCGGCAGCCTCTCGGCGCCGCTTTCCCTGTATGTAGGCACCTTTGTCGTTCCCAAGAACATGGAAGCGGCCAAGGAGCGCGTCCGCAAGGCGGGGCTCAAGCCCATCGTGCGTGAGACGCGCTCGAGCGTGAAGATGCACCGCCTGCACGTGGGCAATTACGACAGTTCCAGCAGCGCCAAGAGCGTTTATCGCAAGCTGATTCGCGCGGGCTTCGATGCCTTTATCATCAAGTCCGGACCGGGCAACTACGCGGTCTACGCGGGCTCGTTCTTTACCGAGTCCAAGGGGCGCGAGTATGCCGACCGGCTGGCCAATTCCGACAGCGGTTTCATCGGTGAACTCACCGATGCCCGCGTGGAACTGCCCAACTGGACGGTCTGGGCGGGCACCTATGACAATGCCGCCGCGGTGGAGAAGCCGCTGGTAAGCATTCTCGAATCGGGTGTGGAAGTAGACGTCGCCGCGGGCCGCTGA